In the genome of Deltaproteobacteria bacterium, the window CTTGATGCAAAGAGGGACTGGGGGCATGCTAAGGATTATATTGAGGGGATGTGGCTTGTTTTACAGCAGGATGAACCTGATGATTATGTGATTGCTACAGGCGAGCAGCACTCTGTGAGGGAGTTTGTGAAACTTGCATTTAAAGAGGTTGGGATTCAGATTAGATGGAATGGGGAAGGTGTAGAGGAAAAAGGCGTAGATGTTGATTCAGGCAAAGTGCTTGTAGAAGTAGACTCCCGTTATTTCCGTCCCACAGAGGTTGACATCCTTTTGGGCGACCCTGCAAAGGCAAAGAGAAAACTTGGCTGGCAGCCAAAAGTGAAATTTCAAGAATTAGTATCTGAAATGGTGCGTGAGGATTTAAAAGAGGCTGAAAAGGACCAGCTTTGTAAAAGGGAAGGGTTTAAGGTGTTTAAGTATCATGAATAGAGATTCAAAAATATATGTTGCCGGCCATCGTGGACTTGTTGGTTCATCTATTGTGCGGAAGTTAAGGGCTGAAGGATACAATAATTTGCTTGTCAGAACAAGGGAGGAACTTGACTTAATAAGACAGGCAGATGTTGAAGATTTCTTTCACAAAGAGCGACCGGAGTATGTATTTCTGGCTGCTGCAAAGGTGGGTGGAATCAATGCCAATAATACTTATCGGGCTGATTTTATATATGAAAACCTTCAGGTGCAGAATAATGTCATATGGTCATCATATAAATTTTGCGTAAAAAAACTCATATTTCTGGGCAGTGTGTGTATTTATCCAAAGTTAGCGCCTATTCCAGTAAAGGAAGAATATCTGCTTACCGGCCCACTTGAATCAACCAATGAGCCTTATGCCCTTGCCAAGATTGCAGGAATAAAACTATGCGAGGCATTGTGGGATCAATATGGATTTGAGGCAATCTCCTGCATGCCTGCTAATCTTTATGGCACATATGATAATTTTGACCTTCAAAACGCTCATGTTATACCTGCTTTAATCCGCAAATTTCATGGGGCAAAGGAAAAAGGGGATAAGTCTATTACATTATGGGGAACAGGCAGCCCACGACGGGAATTCCTTCATGCAGATGATGCGGCTGATGCAATATTTTTTTTAATGAAGAATTATAATGAAAAAGGGTTGATTAATGTTGGGACAGGTGAGGATATTTCTATAAAAGACCTTGCAATGTTAATTAAAGAGATAGTCTCTTACAATGGTGAGATTGTATGGGATACATCAAAGCCTGATGGCACACCACACCGTCCTATGGATGTAACTAAAATCCATTCTCTCGGCTGGCGACACTCAATTGGCTTTCGTGATGGATTAAACCAGACATACGAGTGGTTCAAAGGGCATTATAAACTTGATGCAAGATTATAATCATAGGAGCATCTTGCAAAGGTATCAGAAAATGATTCTTTTGTCATTCCCACGAAAGTGGGAATCCATGTTTTTCAATTACTTGTGAACTTTTTGGATTTCTGTTTTCACGGGAATGACGACTGCTGCAAGATACTACTGCGACCCAAAAATAGACATTGATTTTTACGGTGCGAGATAAGTGTTGTGTATTCTTTCAGGTTGGATAATATAGGAGATTATGGTGGACAATCATTTAATTATTAAACCGCCTAAGGGTTGGTTTCAGATAGACATAAAAGAACTCTGGATGTATAGGGAGTTAGCCTATTTTTTTGCGTGGAAAGAAATTAAGGTCAGATACAAGCAGACGGCAATAGGCGCCCTTTGGGCAGTATTTCAGCCTGTAATAGCTACGATTATTTTCACGATCTTTTTTGGCAAGTTCGCAAAGATGCCGTCAGAAGGAATCCCTTATCCGCTTTTCGTCTATACCGGACTTATTTTCTGGAACTACTTTTCATTTGGGCTTACGCATTCAAGTGAAAGCATGATAGGCAATGCCAATATTATCCAAAAGATATATTTCCCGCGGCTTATTATACCCATTTCATCATCGTTGGTTGGTCTGATTGATTTTGCCGTCTCCTGCGTTTTGCTGGTTGTTCTCTTGTTTTATTATAACTATATGTCTGGTTTTACTAATTTCCTGATAGTGCCGGTTCTGTTGGTATTGACTTTTTTTGCCTCTGTGGGGCTTGGGTCTTTTCTTGGAGCAGTGAATGTGAAATACCGCGATGTTCGATATGTCGCGCCTTTTTTTATTCAGATGCTAATCTTTTTGACGCCGGTTATTTATCCTGTGAGTATGATTGACGCCAAATACAAATGGTTATTAGGTCTAAACCCTATGTCCGGTATTATTGAGGCTGCACGATTTTTTATCTTAGGCTCTAACAGGCTTGATTTGGAAATATTGTTTATATCATTTATAATGAGTTTGTGTTTTTTTGTTTTTGGCATTATATATTTTAGAAAGACCGAGAGATTTTTCGCGGATATTATATAAATATGGGCGCTCCAATAATAGAGGTAAATGGTATTTCCAAAAAATATCGCATCGGGCAACGAGAGGATTACCTATCGCTGCGTGATTCTTTAACTAAAATTATCAAAAAGCCATTGAATTTATTAAAGGGATTATCAAATACCGGTGCATCTAATGATGAATTTTGGGCATTGAAAGATGTCTCATTCAATGTTGAACAAGGTGAGGTTATAGGCATTATTGGAAAAAACGGCGCCGGTAAGACAACAATGCTTAAAATACTTTCCCGTATTACCTATCCGACGAAAGGAGAGATTCATGTCAGGGGACGGGTTGCAAGTCTCCTGGAAGTTGGTACAGGTTTTCATCCCGAACTTACAGGAAGGGAAAATATTTATTTTAACGGATCAATACTTGGGATGAAAAAAAGAGAGATTAATAAAAAATTTGATGAAATAGTTGCTTTTTCAGAAATAGAGAAATTTATAGACACCCCTGTTAAACGGTATTCAAGCGGAATGTATGTAAGGCTTGCATTTGCTGTTGCAGCCCATCTTGACCCAGAGATATTGTTAGTAGATGAAGTGCTTGCTGTGGGAGATTTTCAGTTCCAGAAGAAATGTTTAAACAAAATGAAGGATACTTCTGCAAGCGGCAGGACAATATTCTTTGTCAGCCACAATATGGGCGCTATCAGGCAGTTATGTCAAAAGTGTATATGGCTTGAACACGGTGGTATAAGGGAAATCGGTGCCCCATCTACACTTATAGATTCTTATGTAAGGTCTGCTGATAAATCAGAGGGCACAGGATGTGTCTCTTTTGATGAGAACATTAAAAAGGATTCACAGTTATTGGCAGTTAGACTCTTGAATCAAGATGGGCTAGTGGCACAAAATTTTATTTGCGATGAACCGATAATGATAGAATTTATTTATAAGGTGCATAGACAGGTGCCGGGTCTATATGCCTATCTGTCAGTTTCCAGAACTGATGGGACATGTGTGTTTGTTTCTGATAGTTTTGATTCACCACCCAATCCCCTCGATAATCTACCAGTCGGGAAACATGCAGTCAGGATTACAATCCCTCCAAGGATACTTGGCAGTGGAGATTATACAGTATATCTTAATTTTACCAGCCATTTTAGTTTCAAGAGTTTTAATGTAGATTCTCCGGGGATAGTTGGAATATTTCATCTGGACGATTTTAAATCCCACAGGGGCAATAATAGAGAAGGTTTTATAAGCACTCTACTATCGTGGGATGTTAATCGGTTGGAGTGATGCCTTCGGGAATAACAAGCCCTTGTATTATGGATTCCTATGGAGAGATATCATGGAGGAACTTGTATGTTTAAAAACCATAATCTAGAGTATCTTACAAATAAAACCATTCTAATTACCGGTGGGACAGGTTCATTTGGGAAAAAATGTACCGAAATAATAGTTAAAAATTGTAAACCTAAGAAACTTATTATCTTCAGTAGAGATGAACTTAAACAGTTTGAGATGGCACAGATTTTTTCAGATGCAGAATTCCCTTGCATGCGATACTTTATCGGGGATGTGAGAGATAAGATGAGGTTATCGCGAGCCTTTCGTGGAGTTGACTATGTAATCCATGCAGCAGCATTAAAACAGGTTCCTGCAGCCGAATATAATCCCTTTGAGGCAGTTAAGACTAATATACTTGGGGCTGAAAACATTATTAATGTGGCGATTGACCATGGTGTTAAAAAGGTTGTTGCACTCAGCACTGATAAGGCGGCAAATCCAATAAACCTTTATGGCGCAACAAAACTGTGTTCTGACAAGTTATTTATAGCAGGCAATTCTTATGTTGGAGAGGACGAGACATCTTTTAGCGTAGTTCGTTACGGAAATGTTGTCGGAAGCCGAGGGAGTGTAATCCCCTTTTTTCTTAAGCAGAAGGTAAAGGGTATATTGCCAATTACAGACCCGCGTATGACACGATTTTGGATTACTTTGGAGCAGGGTGTCAATTTCGTTTTGAATTGTCTTGAGATGATGGTCGGTGGAGAGTTGTTTGTACCCAAAATCCCAAGTATGAATATGATGGATTTGGCAAAGGCGCTTGCCCCGGAATGCAAAACAGAGGTGGTTGGTATCCGTCCTGGAGAGAAACTACATGAGGTTATGGTGCCTAGAGATGATGCCAGAAGGACATTGGAATTTGATGACTACTATGTAATACAGCCTGATTTTAGATTTTTTATCCGTCGTTTTAAAAGCAACAGAGGGAAACCAGTCTCTGATGATTTTGAATACAATTCCGGGACTAATCCATGGAAATTGACATCTGCGGAAATGATGGAGATCATCAAAAACCTATGATTCCTTACGGCAAACAATGTATTGATGGGGAAGACATTCAATCTGTTATCGATGTGCTGCGGTCTGATTGGCTTACCACGGGACCAATGATAGAATTGTTTGAGAAAGCCTTTGCTGACTTTGTAGGGGCAAGATATGCTGTTGCGGTGAACAGCGGAACCGCGGCGCTCCATGCAGCCATGTTTGCCCTCGGCATCGGTTCCGGAGACGAAGTGATTGTGCCAACCATGACCTTTGTTGCCACAGCCAATTGTGTCGTTTTTCAGGGAGGAACCCCTGTCTTTGCAGATGTAGACCCGGGGACCCTTCTGATAGACCCTGCGACTGTTGAGTCGTGTCTATCACCTAAAACAAAGGCCATTATCGCCGTGGATTACGCCGGACAGCCTTGTGATTATGATAAACTTCAGGATATCGCCAAACGCCATAATCTTGCTCTGGTATCCGATGCCTGTCATTCCCTTGGTGGTCATTACAAGGACAACCCAGTTGGCATATTGAGTGATATCAATGCTTTCAGTTTTCATCCGGTCAAACACATCACCACCGGTGAGGGAGGAATGATTACAACGGATGATCAGAAATTGGCTGGCCGTATGCGTCTTTTTCGAAATCATGGTATTTCCACAGATTACCGCCAACGAAAGGCACAGAGGTCATGGTTTTATGAAATGGTAGATCTTGGCTATAACTATAGAATTACCGATTTTCAATGTGCTCTGGGAATAAGCCAGCTTAAAAAATTACCCCAGTGGATTGAGCGAAGACGCGAAATTGCACATCGTTATGATGAAGTGTTTTCAGTTCTGCCGCGCATAAATCCTTTACCTGTAGGCAGTATGGTTTTTCATGCTTATCATTTATATGTTGTCCGTCTCAATTTAGAAGGAACAAATCTTGATCGCGGTATGGTTTTTAAACAATTACAAGAAAACGGTATCGGCGTAAATGTTCACTATATTCCTGTTCATCTTCATCCTTTTTATCGGTCACATTTCAAGACCCATCCGGGCATGTGTCCTGTAGCTGAACAGGCATATGAAGAAATCATCAGCCTGCCAATGTATCCAGGACTTTCTGATGCAGAGCAGGACTATGTCATAGAAATGATGCGTAGGATTCTTTCATGAAGATAGGTTTAGGTACGGTGCAA includes:
- the pseB gene encoding UDP-N-acetylglucosamine 4,6-dehydratase (inverting) translates to MFKNHNLEYLTNKTILITGGTGSFGKKCTEIIVKNCKPKKLIIFSRDELKQFEMAQIFSDAEFPCMRYFIGDVRDKMRLSRAFRGVDYVIHAAALKQVPAAEYNPFEAVKTNILGAENIINVAIDHGVKKVVALSTDKAANPINLYGATKLCSDKLFIAGNSYVGEDETSFSVVRYGNVVGSRGSVIPFFLKQKVKGILPITDPRMTRFWITLEQGVNFVLNCLEMMVGGELFVPKIPSMNMMDLAKALAPECKTEVVGIRPGEKLHEVMVPRDDARRTLEFDDYYVIQPDFRFFIRRFKSNRGKPVSDDFEYNSGTNPWKLTSAEMMEIIKNL
- a CDS encoding GDP-L-fucose synthase — translated: MNRDSKIYVAGHRGLVGSSIVRKLRAEGYNNLLVRTREELDLIRQADVEDFFHKERPEYVFLAAAKVGGINANNTYRADFIYENLQVQNNVIWSSYKFCVKKLIFLGSVCIYPKLAPIPVKEEYLLTGPLESTNEPYALAKIAGIKLCEALWDQYGFEAISCMPANLYGTYDNFDLQNAHVIPALIRKFHGAKEKGDKSITLWGTGSPRREFLHADDAADAIFFLMKNYNEKGLINVGTGEDISIKDLAMLIKEIVSYNGEIVWDTSKPDGTPHRPMDVTKIHSLGWRHSIGFRDGLNQTYEWFKGHYKLDARL
- a CDS encoding ABC transporter ATP-binding protein, whose translation is MGAPIIEVNGISKKYRIGQREDYLSLRDSLTKIIKKPLNLLKGLSNTGASNDEFWALKDVSFNVEQGEVIGIIGKNGAGKTTMLKILSRITYPTKGEIHVRGRVASLLEVGTGFHPELTGRENIYFNGSILGMKKREINKKFDEIVAFSEIEKFIDTPVKRYSSGMYVRLAFAVAAHLDPEILLVDEVLAVGDFQFQKKCLNKMKDTSASGRTIFFVSHNMGAIRQLCQKCIWLEHGGIREIGAPSTLIDSYVRSADKSEGTGCVSFDENIKKDSQLLAVRLLNQDGLVAQNFICDEPIMIEFIYKVHRQVPGLYAYLSVSRTDGTCVFVSDSFDSPPNPLDNLPVGKHAVRITIPPRILGSGDYTVYLNFTSHFSFKSFNVDSPGIVGIFHLDDFKSHRGNNREGFISTLLSWDVNRLE
- a CDS encoding ABC transporter permease produces the protein MVDNHLIIKPPKGWFQIDIKELWMYRELAYFFAWKEIKVRYKQTAIGALWAVFQPVIATIIFTIFFGKFAKMPSEGIPYPLFVYTGLIFWNYFSFGLTHSSESMIGNANIIQKIYFPRLIIPISSSLVGLIDFAVSCVLLVVLLFYYNYMSGFTNFLIVPVLLVLTFFASVGLGSFLGAVNVKYRDVRYVAPFFIQMLIFLTPVIYPVSMIDAKYKWLLGLNPMSGIIEAARFFILGSNRLDLEILFISFIMSLCFFVFGIIYFRKTERFFADII
- the pseC gene encoding UDP-4-amino-4,6-dideoxy-N-acetyl-beta-L-altrosamine transaminase, which codes for MIPYGKQCIDGEDIQSVIDVLRSDWLTTGPMIELFEKAFADFVGARYAVAVNSGTAALHAAMFALGIGSGDEVIVPTMTFVATANCVVFQGGTPVFADVDPGTLLIDPATVESCLSPKTKAIIAVDYAGQPCDYDKLQDIAKRHNLALVSDACHSLGGHYKDNPVGILSDINAFSFHPVKHITTGEGGMITTDDQKLAGRMRLFRNHGISTDYRQRKAQRSWFYEMVDLGYNYRITDFQCALGISQLKKLPQWIERRREIAHRYDEVFSVLPRINPLPVGSMVFHAYHLYVVRLNLEGTNLDRGMVFKQLQENGIGVNVHYIPVHLHPFYRSHFKTHPGMCPVAEQAYEEIISLPMYPGLSDAEQDYVIEMMRRILS